Proteins encoded in a region of the Gammaproteobacteria bacterium genome:
- a CDS encoding ion transporter — MNAENTDSSGLKAIIYDVIFGYESKAGRLFDLALIVMIMASVVAVVLDSVSTFHLQYGQLLAALELFFTLAFTIEYALRIYSSPHPRGYIFSFYGLIDLLSILPTYIAFLFPQTVYLIVVRILRVLRIFRILKLFRYIGEANVLFRALVHARRKIFVFLFSVLTLIVVFGTLMFVIEGPQNGFTSIPKSMYWAIVTVTTVGYGDISPHTPFGQLIAGLAMICGYAIIAVPTGIVGVEIMNEVQRQDFARQDIQKACINCNLSRHEADARYCKRCGTEL, encoded by the coding sequence ATGAACGCTGAAAACACTGATAGTTCGGGACTGAAAGCAATCATCTACGATGTGATTTTCGGTTACGAGTCCAAGGCCGGCAGGCTGTTCGATCTGGCACTTATAGTCATGATCATGGCCAGCGTGGTTGCCGTCGTGCTTGATTCTGTCAGCACTTTCCACCTGCAATACGGCCAGTTGCTCGCCGCGCTGGAATTGTTCTTTACCCTCGCGTTCACCATCGAATACGCCCTGCGCATCTATTCCTCACCGCATCCACGAGGCTACATATTCAGTTTTTATGGACTGATCGATCTGCTCTCGATTCTGCCAACCTATATTGCCTTCCTTTTTCCGCAAACAGTCTATCTGATCGTGGTTCGCATACTGCGGGTTTTAAGAATTTTTCGAATCCTTAAGCTGTTCAGGTACATAGGCGAGGCCAATGTGCTGTTTCGGGCACTGGTGCATGCGCGGCGCAAAATCTTCGTTTTTCTGTTCAGTGTTTTGACACTTATTGTTGTATTTGGCACGTTAATGTTCGTCATAGAAGGACCGCAAAACGGATTCACCAGCATCCCCAAAAGCATGTACTGGGCTATCGTAACCGTGACCACTGTCGGCTACGGGGATATCTCGCCACACACCCCATTCGGCCAGCTGATCGCGGGTCTGGCAATGATTTGCGGATACGCCATTATCGCAGTACCCACCGGAATAGTCGGCGTGGAAATAATGAACGAAGTTCAACGGCAGGACTTCGCCCGGCAGGACATTCAGAAAGCCTGCATCAACTGCAATCTCTCCCGGCATGAAGCCGATGCCAGATACTGCAAGCGCTGTGGCACGGAACTCTGA
- a CDS encoding universal stress protein, translating to MNNHVLVIADQEPSSMAALQKASEFVSPATAQITVLAFIDTGGPSRGDISHNERLEALDVATKKCFGSRSRISLDIVSTAEIAGYCADFCTRQQVELVIKTGHRSESLVYTPLDWQLIRALPCPVIIAVNHRLSAERKLLVTLDVQTGYSHQKALDTKVLKWAGEWCDQHDYSLYVACCVEASDPLTNADLQMLMDLEAKMRPRIEPVVQQMLSRLSLACKAILITAGSPVTALRRLADELDADLVVLGFTARHGLGQLLVGHTAEKLMHKLDRNLAVVPDKPGV from the coding sequence ATGAACAATCACGTCCTGGTCATAGCTGACCAAGAACCGTCCAGTATGGCGGCCCTGCAGAAGGCGAGCGAGTTTGTCAGCCCTGCGACCGCGCAAATAACGGTGCTGGCGTTCATAGACACCGGTGGCCCGAGTCGGGGAGACATAAGCCACAATGAAAGGCTGGAGGCTCTGGATGTCGCGACGAAGAAGTGCTTCGGCAGCCGGTCGCGCATCTCCCTCGACATCGTTTCAACCGCCGAAATCGCAGGCTACTGCGCCGATTTCTGTACCAGACAACAGGTCGAACTGGTAATCAAGACGGGCCATCGCTCTGAGTCACTGGTTTATACACCGCTCGACTGGCAGCTGATAAGAGCCCTGCCCTGTCCGGTCATCATAGCCGTCAATCACCGACTTTCCGCCGAGCGAAAGCTCCTGGTGACTCTCGATGTACAGACCGGCTATTCGCATCAGAAAGCGCTGGACACCAAGGTATTGAAATGGGCTGGGGAATGGTGTGATCAGCACGACTACTCTCTCTATGTTGCCTGTTGCGTGGAAGCATCCGATCCGCTGACTAATGCAGATCTCCAGATGCTGATGGACCTGGAGGCCAAAATGCGTCCACGTATTGAGCCGGTTGTGCAGCAGATGCTGAGCCGGCTCTCACTGGCCTGCAAGGCGATACTGATCACGGCAGGCTCTCCTGTAACGGCACTTCGACGACTGGCCGACGAACTGGACGCTGACCTGGTGGTACTTGGCTTTACAGCCAGGCACGGGCTGGGTCAGCTGCTGGTCGGTCATACCGCCGAGAAACTGATGCACAAACTGGATAGAAATCTGGCCGTGGTACCAGATAAACCCGGCGTCTAA
- a CDS encoding universal stress protein, producing MATIDSILVIVDPTVEHDFVIDRVKAIVERNKASVRFFINTANTLTQHSYAYEGMDGHFLEKQRLLFVEHYQKILQDLVLEFSELGISATSAFTEEHNLAEAILAEVKEYDPDLVLKSTHHHGVFRKSVITNTDWRLIRKCQKPLLLVKPRSWFDNGAVVASVDPLHAKAAQSKLDHRLIETAENIAAAFNQTAKVFHCYFPFVGTLFPTAAETSEQMLDLKIRHEAKLTELLASHSITPENVELVRGDLVPSLINYLDKSQANILVIGALSRNILERAIVGNTAEKILDDCPCDVLIIKPARE from the coding sequence ATGGCAACCATCGACAGCATCCTTGTCATCGTCGACCCTACCGTTGAGCATGATTTTGTCATAGATCGGGTCAAGGCAATCGTCGAGCGTAACAAGGCATCCGTGCGCTTTTTTATTAATACCGCCAACACATTGACCCAGCATTCCTATGCCTATGAGGGAATGGACGGGCATTTCCTGGAAAAGCAGAGGCTGCTTTTTGTCGAGCACTACCAGAAGATTCTGCAGGATCTGGTCCTGGAATTCAGTGAGCTGGGCATCAGCGCCACCTCGGCCTTCACCGAAGAGCACAACCTGGCGGAGGCTATCCTGGCTGAAGTCAAGGAATACGATCCCGATCTGGTATTGAAAAGCACCCATCATCACGGTGTATTCCGTAAATCAGTCATCACCAACACCGACTGGCGGCTTATTCGTAAATGCCAGAAACCCCTGTTACTGGTCAAGCCACGCAGCTGGTTTGATAATGGCGCTGTAGTTGCGTCGGTTGACCCCTTACACGCCAAAGCCGCGCAATCAAAGCTCGACCATCGCCTGATCGAAACGGCGGAAAACATTGCCGCCGCCTTCAATCAGACCGCCAAGGTCTTTCACTGCTACTTCCCGTTCGTGGGAACACTGTTCCCGACTGCGGCCGAAACCTCAGAGCAGATGCTGGATCTTAAGATCAGGCATGAGGCCAAACTGACTGAATTGCTTGCGAGCCACTCAATCACACCCGAAAACGTTGAGCTTGTGCGCGGTGACCTGGTTCCTTCTCTGATTAATTACCTGGACAAGAGCCAGGCCAACATCCTGGTGATAGGCGCCCTTTCCCGGAATATCCTGGAACGCGCCATCGTCGGCAACACGGCCGAGAAAATTCTGGATGACTGCCCCTGCGACGTATTGATCATCAAACCAGCTCGAGAATGA
- a CDS encoding Hsp20/alpha crystallin family protein: MNLLPRKHFDDFDALFDDFFTGFPVPMGKSDMAKSLAAMRVDIHEDDDGYEITAELPGVKKEDIAVTLKDHVLSISASKESSSEKKKRGKIIRQERSSGTFTRSFTVDDGVQQDDITASFNDGVLTLSVPKKGKVESTPNTYKIDIG, from the coding sequence ATGAACCTGCTTCCACGCAAGCACTTCGATGATTTTGACGCTCTGTTTGACGATTTTTTCACGGGCTTCCCCGTCCCTATGGGCAAATCCGATATGGCCAAGTCACTAGCCGCCATGCGCGTCGATATTCACGAAGACGACGACGGCTACGAAATCACGGCGGAGCTGCCGGGGGTGAAAAAAGAGGACATTGCTGTCACCTTGAAAGACCACGTTCTGTCCATCAGCGCCAGCAAGGAAAGTTCAAGTGAAAAGAAAAAGAGGGGTAAAATAATTCGTCAGGAAAGAAGCAGTGGCACCTTCACCCGAAGTTTCACCGTCGATGACGGTGTGCAGCAGGATGATATTACGGCCAGCTTCAATGACGGTGTGCTGACGCTGAGCGTGCCCAAGAAAGGCAAGGTAGAATCCACGCCAAACACCTATAAAATTGACATAGGGTGA
- a CDS encoding cytochrome c, translated as MAVGLVLLSLLGACSPPAPRPREGVVGINVPFVPEISINEVMVGQVDHSAHELLRLTLDDEPRLTLGAWQELEHNAIQLISSTSAITMGGSGVNDAMWVAQSGWREYVGLLNEAAADALRASRSQDLPALLTAADAIRESCDGCHRQYKPEIPTEGFYRTH; from the coding sequence ATGGCGGTTGGTCTTGTGTTGTTGTCTCTGCTTGGGGCCTGCAGCCCTCCTGCCCCCCGGCCGCGGGAGGGAGTAGTTGGTATCAATGTGCCTTTTGTGCCGGAGATCAGTATCAATGAGGTCATGGTCGGGCAGGTTGATCATTCTGCCCACGAATTGCTGCGCCTCACCCTGGATGACGAGCCCCGTCTTACCCTGGGCGCCTGGCAGGAACTGGAGCACAACGCGATTCAGTTGATTTCCAGCACTTCGGCGATAACCATGGGTGGATCAGGCGTCAATGACGCCATGTGGGTGGCACAAAGTGGCTGGCGCGAGTATGTCGGTCTGCTCAATGAAGCGGCCGCTGACGCCCTGAGGGCTAGCCGTAGTCAGGACCTGCCGGCACTGCTGACTGCCGCCGACGCCATTCGGGAAAGTTGCGACGGCTGTCACCGTCAGTACAAGCCGGAAATCCCCACCGAGGGATTCTATCGGACTCACTGA
- a CDS encoding acyl-CoA dehydrogenase family protein, producing the protein MIRDQEILDQLVDIVERFVRERLIPAEDEVADNNRVPDTIIEEMKELGLFGMTIPEEYGGLGLTMEEEIHVAMALGHTSPAFRSILGTNNGIGSAAVVFDGSEEQKQKFLPRYASGEWIGCFCLTEPDVGSDAAALKTTARRDGDHYILNGTKRYITNGPVADTFNVMARTNPEIKGARGISAFIVEKGTPGITLGAIDKKMGQAGSLTCDVIFEDCPVPADNLIGEEGAGFITAMKVLDRGRLHISGVSVGVAERLIDDALNYAINRQQFGKPIAEHQLIQAMLADSKTEAYAARCMTLETARARDRGENISTESSACKLFATEMVGRVADRAVQIHGGAGYVSDYAVERFYRDVRLFRLYEGTSQIQQMIIARNMIRSAS; encoded by the coding sequence ATGATCAGAGACCAGGAAATACTTGACCAGTTGGTGGACATCGTTGAGCGTTTCGTCCGTGAGCGCCTGATCCCGGCGGAAGACGAGGTCGCTGACAATAACAGGGTTCCCGACACAATAATCGAAGAAATGAAGGAGCTGGGCCTGTTCGGCATGACAATCCCGGAAGAATACGGGGGACTCGGCCTGACCATGGAAGAGGAAATCCACGTGGCCATGGCCCTGGGCCACACTTCCCCGGCATTTCGCTCTATCCTGGGCACCAACAACGGTATCGGCTCTGCGGCCGTGGTGTTCGACGGGTCTGAAGAGCAGAAACAGAAGTTTCTGCCCCGCTACGCCAGCGGTGAATGGATTGGCTGCTTCTGTCTCACCGAACCGGATGTAGGCTCCGATGCGGCCGCCTTAAAAACCACGGCCCGGCGGGACGGTGATCATTACATACTCAACGGCACCAAACGCTATATCACCAACGGGCCGGTGGCTGACACGTTTAACGTAATGGCCCGCACCAACCCGGAAATCAAAGGGGCACGGGGCATTTCTGCCTTTATCGTCGAGAAAGGAACTCCCGGGATTACCCTGGGGGCCATAGACAAAAAGATGGGACAGGCTGGATCCCTCACCTGCGATGTCATCTTTGAAGATTGCCCGGTACCGGCTGACAACCTCATTGGCGAGGAAGGCGCTGGATTCATAACTGCCATGAAAGTACTGGATCGCGGCCGCCTGCATATATCCGGGGTAAGCGTGGGTGTCGCTGAACGCTTGATAGACGACGCCCTCAATTACGCGATTAATCGCCAGCAATTCGGTAAACCGATTGCCGAACACCAGCTTATACAGGCCATGCTGGCCGATTCCAAGACTGAGGCCTATGCGGCACGCTGTATGACCCTGGAAACCGCCAGGGCGCGCGACCGTGGCGAAAACATAAGCACTGAATCCTCGGCCTGCAAACTGTTCGCCACGGAGATGGTTGGACGCGTGGCCGACCGGGCCGTGCAGATCCATGGCGGAGCAGGTTATGTAAGCGATTACGCGGTGGAAAGATTCTATCGCGATGTCCGTCTGTTCCGACTGTACGAGGGCACCAGCCAGATACAACAAATGATTATTGCCCGCAACATGATCAGGAGCGCATCCTGA
- a CDS encoding 3-oxoadipyl-CoA thiolase: protein MTTGTLFEAFIYDGGRTAFGRHGGALAPVRPDDLLAHTIRNLTARNDFAADAYEDVVAGNTNQAGEDCRNVARFAALLAGMPTTVAGLTVNRLCASGLAAVLDVTRAIKCGEGDLFIAGGVESMSRAPLILSKAHTAYDRGQQIADSTLGARFPNPAFVAAFGNDSMPETADNIARDLGISREDSDRFAAASQARYEAARADGFFKDEIIPISVPQGRKKPPLTVEADEHPRPGTDLEALAGLRALYEGGVVTAGNASGINDGAAALIIGSRAIGEKYGVKPRARIISGGVAGVEPRVMGLGPVFAARKALQRAGLNMADLDVIEINEAFATQVLGCLKLLEVDFTDSRVNPNGGAIAIGHPLGASGARIALTTLRQLERTGGRFGLASLCIGIGQGAAAIIERLD, encoded by the coding sequence ATGACTACTGGCACACTCTTTGAGGCCTTCATTTACGATGGCGGTCGTACGGCTTTCGGGCGTCACGGTGGCGCACTGGCGCCGGTGCGGCCTGATGATCTGCTGGCACATACCATCAGGAACCTGACGGCCCGCAACGATTTTGCCGCGGATGCTTACGAGGATGTGGTTGCAGGGAACACCAACCAGGCGGGCGAGGACTGTCGGAATGTGGCCCGATTCGCGGCTTTGCTGGCAGGCATGCCGACCACCGTGGCCGGGCTCACGGTCAATCGGCTATGTGCGTCCGGTCTGGCGGCCGTACTGGATGTCACCAGGGCCATCAAGTGCGGCGAAGGTGATCTGTTCATCGCCGGTGGTGTGGAATCCATGAGCCGGGCTCCATTGATATTATCCAAGGCCCATACCGCCTACGACCGCGGCCAGCAGATTGCCGACAGCACGTTGGGTGCGCGATTTCCCAACCCTGCCTTTGTTGCCGCCTTCGGCAACGACAGCATGCCCGAGACGGCGGACAATATTGCCCGTGATCTGGGAATCTCGCGAGAGGACAGTGACCGGTTTGCCGCCGCCTCCCAGGCCAGGTACGAGGCCGCCCGCGCTGACGGGTTCTTTAAAGACGAGATCATCCCTATTTCGGTACCCCAGGGGCGTAAGAAGCCACCGTTGACCGTGGAGGCAGACGAGCATCCCCGCCCGGGTACTGATCTCGAGGCGCTGGCAGGCCTGCGGGCGCTCTATGAGGGCGGTGTGGTAACGGCTGGCAACGCATCAGGAATCAATGACGGAGCCGCGGCCCTGATAATTGGCAGCCGTGCTATCGGCGAAAAATACGGCGTCAAACCCAGGGCGCGGATAATAAGCGGTGGCGTTGCCGGCGTCGAACCGCGTGTCATGGGTCTGGGGCCTGTCTTCGCGGCGCGCAAAGCCCTGCAGAGGGCCGGTCTCAACATGGCCGATCTGGATGTTATTGAGATAAACGAAGCATTTGCCACACAGGTGCTGGGTTGCCTGAAACTGCTTGAGGTCGATTTTACCGATTCCCGGGTCAACCCCAATGGAGGGGCTATTGCGATAGGGCACCCTCTGGGAGCTTCCGGGGCAAGAATTGCCCTGACAACTCTGCGGCAGCTTGAGCGCACTGGCGGCCGCTTTGGGCTTGCCAGTCTCTGTATCGGTATCGGTCAGGGTGCTGCCGCAATTATTGAACGCTTGGACTAG
- a CDS encoding 3-hydroxyacyl-CoA dehydrogenase NAD-binding domain-containing protein has translation MSNVVSYEVINNIGVISVNNPPVNALAHPVREGIQNALLQAQDDDSDAVLLICEGRTFIAGADITEFGKPPKSPSLPEVLASIENSKKLVVAAIHGTALGGGFETSLACHYRCALPSAKVGLPEVKLGLLPGAGGTQRVPRVAGVRAALDMMTSGSPVPATKASDMGLIDEVIQGDDLKAGALAYVKDLIESGAPLKRIRDINIDPSSIEPGFFENYRKQLARKARGQIAPDRIVSCVEAAVTMPMDRGLERERELFGELVQSPESAAMRHIFFAEREAAKIKDVPGDTANRDIRKVAIIGGGTMGGGIAMCFANVGIPVTLLEINDEALQRGIGIIKKNYSITVKKGKLSEDKVEERLSLISGTTDYADLGDVDLVIEAVFENPDIKKEVFTRLDAVCKPGCILASNTSYQDIDDIATATRRPEDVCGLHFFSPANVMKLLEVVRGEKTAQDVLATVMKLGKKIGKVCVLSKVCYGFIGNRMLSGYGREAQMLLMDGCTPAQVDSALEDFGMAMGVIAMSDLAGLDVGYKARKARKDLPADPKGYIVADTLVEMGRLGQKSGAGFYQYDPATRARSSDPEVEALIRQKAEELGIDQQEFTNEEILQRCFYPLVNEGALILEEGIAQRPSDIDVVYVYGYAFPAAKGGPMFWADQLGLNNIYDKICEFRDKYGEQYWKPAPLLEKLANEGKTFAEWARENA, from the coding sequence ATGTCGAACGTAGTCAGCTATGAAGTAATCAACAACATAGGCGTCATATCGGTCAATAATCCCCCGGTAAACGCGCTCGCCCATCCGGTCCGGGAAGGGATCCAGAATGCGCTGTTACAGGCTCAGGATGATGACAGTGACGCGGTGTTGTTGATCTGCGAGGGGCGAACCTTTATCGCCGGTGCTGATATCACTGAGTTCGGCAAGCCTCCGAAATCGCCCTCGCTGCCCGAGGTTCTGGCCAGCATAGAAAATTCCAAGAAGCTGGTCGTTGCAGCAATTCACGGAACCGCGCTTGGCGGCGGCTTTGAAACTTCCCTGGCCTGCCACTATCGCTGCGCATTGCCTTCCGCGAAGGTGGGGCTGCCGGAGGTTAAACTGGGTTTGCTTCCCGGGGCAGGTGGCACACAAAGAGTTCCACGTGTTGCCGGCGTCAGGGCGGCGCTGGACATGATGACCAGTGGCAGTCCGGTGCCCGCAACCAAAGCCAGTGACATGGGGCTGATCGACGAGGTTATTCAGGGTGACGATCTTAAGGCCGGGGCGCTGGCCTATGTCAAGGATCTGATCGAATCCGGAGCACCGCTGAAGCGGATCCGGGACATTAATATCGACCCTTCTTCAATAGAACCCGGGTTCTTTGAGAATTACCGCAAGCAGCTGGCGCGCAAGGCCCGTGGCCAGATAGCACCGGATCGGATTGTATCCTGTGTGGAAGCGGCGGTAACCATGCCGATGGACCGGGGCCTGGAGCGGGAGCGTGAATTGTTCGGTGAACTCGTGCAGTCTCCCGAGTCGGCGGCGATGCGGCATATCTTCTTTGCAGAGCGTGAGGCGGCAAAGATCAAAGACGTACCCGGCGATACCGCAAATCGCGACATCCGGAAGGTCGCCATAATCGGCGGCGGTACCATGGGAGGCGGTATCGCAATGTGCTTTGCCAATGTGGGTATTCCCGTGACTTTGCTGGAAATCAATGACGAAGCGCTGCAGCGGGGAATCGGCATAATCAAGAAGAACTACAGCATCACCGTAAAGAAAGGCAAGCTCAGCGAAGACAAGGTTGAGGAGCGCCTGAGTCTGATTTCGGGCACTACGGACTATGCCGATCTGGGAGATGTCGACCTGGTAATCGAGGCGGTATTCGAAAATCCGGATATCAAGAAGGAAGTCTTTACCAGGCTGGATGCGGTCTGCAAGCCGGGCTGCATACTGGCGTCGAATACTTCCTACCAGGACATTGATGATATAGCGACCGCCACCCGACGGCCGGAAGATGTCTGCGGCCTGCACTTCTTCAGCCCCGCCAATGTGATGAAGCTGCTGGAAGTGGTGCGTGGTGAAAAAACTGCCCAGGATGTCCTGGCTACGGTGATGAAGCTGGGCAAAAAGATCGGCAAAGTCTGCGTGTTGTCGAAGGTCTGTTATGGTTTTATTGGCAATCGTATGCTGTCCGGTTACGGTCGTGAGGCTCAGATGCTGTTAATGGATGGCTGTACGCCGGCCCAGGTCGACTCGGCGCTGGAAGATTTCGGCATGGCCATGGGAGTCATCGCCATGAGCGACCTGGCAGGCCTGGATGTAGGCTACAAGGCCCGCAAGGCGCGCAAAGATCTGCCTGCTGATCCCAAGGGCTATATTGTTGCCGACACGCTGGTTGAGATGGGCCGCCTCGGGCAGAAATCAGGTGCCGGCTTCTATCAATATGATCCCGCCACCAGAGCGCGGTCTTCGGATCCGGAAGTCGAGGCGCTGATCCGCCAGAAGGCTGAAGAGCTGGGTATTGACCAACAGGAATTCACTAATGAAGAAATTCTCCAGCGGTGTTTCTATCCGCTGGTCAACGAGGGAGCATTGATCCTCGAAGAGGGTATTGCTCAGCGCCCCAGCGATATCGATGTCGTTTACGTTTACGGTTATGCCTTTCCTGCCGCGAAGGGTGGCCCGATGTTCTGGGCCGACCAGCTTGGTCTGAATAATATCTATGACAAAATCTGTGAGTTTCGCGATAAGTACGGCGAACAATACTGGAAGCCTGCTCCGCTGCTGGAAAAATTAGCCAATGAAGGCAAGACTTTTGCTGAGTGGGCCCGGGAAAACGCTTGA
- a CDS encoding alcohol dehydrogenase, protein MIAYETTEPGAPLARVEKETPQPEGAQVLLRMLACGVCHSDIHLHDGAFELGNGKRLDVAQTGQVLGHEIFGEVVAVGPDAEGIKPGDRRVVYPWIGCGECAACQRGDEHLCTPGRALGIVRPGGFADHVLVPHSRYLFDKGAVPDSLAATYACSGLTAYGALNKVGDLKPLDKVVILGVGGVGMMAVQIAISVFGIQPLVVDIDDEKLAAARKLGAEAAFNSSDPQTAKEIRKRTGGAYAVIDFVGAEASVNYGLNCLRKGGKLIIVGLYGGSLTLPIPFIPMNARIIQGSYVGTLQEMGELMAMVRDGKVAPIEILERPLAEVTDALADLKAGKVKGRQVLMNV, encoded by the coding sequence ATGATCGCTTATGAAACCACTGAGCCGGGTGCGCCATTGGCCCGGGTCGAAAAAGAGACCCCTCAGCCTGAAGGGGCTCAGGTGCTGCTCAGAATGCTGGCCTGCGGAGTTTGCCATTCAGATATTCATCTTCATGATGGAGCCTTTGAGTTGGGCAACGGCAAACGTCTTGATGTGGCTCAGACGGGGCAGGTATTGGGGCACGAGATTTTTGGCGAAGTAGTGGCTGTCGGACCCGATGCCGAGGGCATAAAGCCCGGTGATCGGCGTGTGGTCTACCCCTGGATCGGTTGTGGCGAGTGTGCCGCCTGTCAGCGGGGAGACGAGCATCTGTGCACACCGGGCAGGGCGCTGGGTATCGTGAGGCCGGGGGGGTTCGCTGATCATGTGCTGGTACCCCATAGTCGCTACCTGTTCGACAAGGGGGCAGTTCCCGATTCCCTGGCGGCCACCTACGCATGCAGTGGGTTGACCGCCTACGGGGCACTGAATAAAGTGGGGGATCTGAAACCTTTGGATAAGGTTGTCATCCTGGGCGTTGGCGGTGTAGGTATGATGGCAGTCCAGATTGCCATCTCGGTATTTGGCATTCAGCCCCTTGTCGTTGATATAGACGACGAAAAGCTTGCCGCCGCCAGGAAGCTGGGTGCCGAAGCGGCCTTTAATTCTTCAGACCCGCAGACGGCGAAAGAAATTCGCAAGCGCACTGGCGGCGCTTATGCGGTAATTGATTTCGTCGGTGCCGAAGCGAGTGTCAACTATGGGCTGAACTGCCTGCGGAAGGGCGGCAAGCTGATTATTGTGGGCCTCTATGGTGGCTCCCTCACCCTGCCGATTCCCTTTATTCCCATGAACGCACGAATCATCCAGGGCAGTTATGTAGGGACCCTGCAGGAGATGGGTGAGTTAATGGCCATGGTTCGTGACGGCAAGGTTGCCCCCATTGAAATTCTTGAGCGCCCGCTGGCGGAAGTCACTGACGCCCTGGCCGATCTGAAGGCGGGCAAGGTCAAGGGTCGGCAGGTGCTGATGAACGTCTGA
- a CDS encoding acyl-CoA dehydrogenase family protein, producing MSYLEDFRDTTRAWLEQNCPPSMRTPMVTDEIVWGGRNATFKNPESRLWLERMGSKGWTCPTWPEEYGGGGLSKEESLVLAAELKRINARPALSSFGISMLGPVLLEYGTQEQKLEHLPRIVRGEIRWCQGYSEPGAGSDLASLQTKAVLDGDTYRITGSKVWTSYANVSDWIFCLVRTDSDVPKHSGISFILFDLTSKGVSTRPIQLISGSSPFCETFFDDVRVPAGNLVGRLNDGWTIAKRLLQHERTMISSFGLAGGNIDRGANAMTLEQAARHYRGDGERITDPVLRDQIAHFMMDAEAFEFTSRRSLDESKQSEGPNATSSVLKYYGCELNKRRYELMLSAMGNRALGWEGEDFDSGELGITREWLRSKANSIEGGTAEVQLNVIAKRVLGLPDLLSLTRK from the coding sequence GTGAGCTACCTTGAAGACTTCCGGGACACTACCCGTGCCTGGCTGGAGCAGAATTGCCCGCCATCCATGCGTACGCCCATGGTTACCGACGAAATTGTCTGGGGTGGACGAAACGCTACGTTCAAAAATCCGGAGAGCCGGCTGTGGCTGGAGCGCATGGGCAGCAAAGGCTGGACCTGCCCCACTTGGCCCGAAGAATACGGCGGTGGTGGCCTGAGCAAGGAGGAAAGCCTGGTCCTCGCTGCGGAACTCAAGCGTATTAATGCCAGGCCGGCCCTGAGCAGCTTCGGTATCAGCATGCTTGGCCCGGTGCTGCTTGAGTACGGTACGCAGGAGCAGAAGCTGGAGCATCTCCCCAGGATTGTGCGGGGCGAGATCCGCTGGTGTCAGGGGTATTCCGAGCCGGGAGCGGGTTCCGATCTGGCGAGCCTGCAAACCAAAGCGGTGCTTGATGGCGACACCTACAGAATCACCGGCTCCAAAGTGTGGACAAGCTATGCCAATGTTTCTGACTGGATATTCTGCCTGGTCAGAACCGATTCCGATGTGCCCAAGCATTCGGGCATCAGTTTTATACTTTTCGATCTGACCAGCAAGGGGGTCAGTACCCGCCCGATCCAGCTCATCAGCGGATCTTCGCCATTCTGCGAGACTTTTTTCGACGATGTCCGCGTTCCGGCTGGGAACCTGGTAGGGCGGCTGAATGACGGCTGGACTATCGCCAAGCGTCTTCTGCAGCACGAGCGTACGATGATCTCCAGCTTTGGTCTGGCCGGCGGCAATATTGACAGGGGCGCCAATGCGATGACCCTGGAGCAGGCGGCCAGGCATTACCGGGGAGATGGGGAGCGCATTACTGATCCGGTTCTGAGAGACCAGATTGCCCACTTCATGATGGATGCAGAAGCCTTCGAGTTCACCTCTCGCCGCTCGCTGGATGAGTCGAAGCAGAGTGAGGGGCCTAATGCCACCTCGTCGGTGCTCAAGTATTACGGCTGTGAGTTGAACAAGCGCCGTTACGAATTGATGCTGTCGGCTATGGGAAATCGGGCCCTGGGCTGGGAGGGAGAGGATTTTGACAGCGGCGAGCTGGGTATCACCAGGGAATGGCTGCGCTCCAAGGCTAATTCCATTGAAGGCGGTACTGCGGAAGTTCAACTGAATGTCATCGCCAAGCGGGTGTTGGGATTACCTGACCTGCTGAGTTTGACGCGGAAATAG